A window of the Pseudomonas sp. B21_DOA genome harbors these coding sequences:
- the queD gene encoding 6-carboxytetrahydropterin synthase QueD: protein MEIFKEFTFESAHRLPHVPDGHKCGRLHGHSFKVALHLSGDLDPHTGWIRDFSEIKAIFKPLYERLDHNYLNDIPGLENPTSEVLAKFIWNEMKPLLPELSAIRIHETCTSGCIYRGE, encoded by the coding sequence GTGGAAATCTTCAAGGAATTTACTTTCGAATCCGCCCACCGCCTGCCGCACGTCCCGGACGGCCACAAGTGCGGACGCCTGCACGGTCACTCGTTCAAGGTCGCGCTGCACCTGAGCGGCGACCTCGATCCGCACACTGGCTGGATTCGCGATTTCTCCGAGATCAAAGCGATTTTCAAGCCGCTGTATGAGCGTCTCGACCACAACTACCTGAACGACATTCCCGGCCTGGAAAACCCGACCAGCGAAGTGCTGGCCAAATTCATCTGGAATGAAATGAAGCCATTGCTGCCGGAACTCAGCGCGATCCGCATTCATGAGACGTGCACCAGCGGCTGCATCTATCGCGGGGAATAA
- a CDS encoding sigma-70 family RNA polymerase sigma factor, which translates to MRSRRSGFFEHYEELIGTWTRRLRNRAQAEDLAHDTFVRVLEADSAAVQQPRAYLHQTARNIAVDGYRREDRRGVMESEAVDDSASSAGDPEHYMHAIQLADSIERALSELPLNCRKIFVWQKIEGLTQAEIAERLGLSKNMVEKYMIRTLRHLRERLDGFQS; encoded by the coding sequence ATGCGCTCCCGCAGATCCGGCTTTTTCGAGCATTACGAAGAGTTGATCGGCACCTGGACTCGGCGCCTGCGCAATCGCGCGCAGGCTGAGGATCTGGCGCATGACACCTTTGTGCGGGTGCTCGAGGCGGATTCGGCGGCGGTGCAGCAGCCGCGCGCTTATCTGCACCAGACGGCGCGCAATATCGCCGTCGATGGTTATCGGCGTGAGGACCGCCGTGGTGTCATGGAGTCGGAGGCAGTCGATGACAGTGCGTCGTCGGCGGGCGATCCGGAGCATTACATGCACGCGATCCAGCTGGCCGATTCCATCGAACGCGCGCTCAGCGAATTACCGCTCAACTGTCGCAAGATCTTCGTCTGGCAGAAGATCGAAGGGCTGACGCAGGCAGAAATCGCCGAACGCCTGGGGCTGTCCAAGAATATGGTCGAAAAGTATATGATCCGCACCCTGCGTCATCTGCGTGAGCGGCTGGATGGATTTCAATCATGA
- a CDS encoding FecR family protein — translation MMETGDCACGKTAVRDKAAAWFVRLQEPNVSVEQRRRFDAWLNEHPQHREEFQLLQGLWTAADLLPTSRLKALAETPPNRRERRPLLRYAVAASVLAVALGLGLFSGLNNPSGYRAEFVTALGERRHVALPDGSVIDLNSRSRLQVRYEQDRRVIELSAGEAMFSVAHDASRPFIVEAGSGKVTVTGTRFDVRRDATHTRVAVEQGTVKVQASAAPDHEFINLTAGLGTSVDAQGKVLPAYAINPAQLTAWRNGKLVFNNASLEEVAAEASRYRDKPLIVSQPGVASLRLTSVFKSDDTDALLKALPNILPVAVRTLADGSQEIISR, via the coding sequence ATGATGGAAACGGGTGATTGCGCCTGTGGGAAAACGGCGGTGCGTGACAAGGCGGCGGCCTGGTTCGTGCGTTTGCAGGAACCGAATGTCAGCGTCGAGCAACGGCGGCGCTTCGACGCCTGGCTGAACGAGCATCCGCAACACCGCGAAGAATTCCAATTGCTGCAAGGCCTGTGGACGGCGGCCGATCTGCTGCCGACTTCGCGCCTCAAAGCGCTTGCTGAAACACCGCCAAATCGCCGCGAGCGCCGGCCGTTGCTGCGTTATGCCGTGGCCGCGAGTGTTCTGGCCGTGGCGCTGGGGCTTGGCCTGTTCAGTGGACTGAATAATCCGAGTGGCTACCGCGCCGAGTTCGTTACGGCGCTGGGCGAGCGCAGACATGTGGCGTTACCCGATGGCTCGGTGATCGATCTGAACAGTCGCAGCCGCTTGCAGGTGCGCTACGAGCAGGATCGACGTGTCATCGAATTGAGCGCCGGCGAGGCGATGTTCAGCGTTGCACACGACGCCTCGCGTCCTTTTATTGTCGAGGCCGGCAGCGGCAAGGTCACGGTCACCGGCACGCGTTTCGATGTGCGCCGCGATGCCACGCACACCCGCGTAGCGGTGGAGCAGGGCACGGTGAAAGTGCAGGCAAGTGCTGCGCCGGACCACGAATTCATCAACCTCACCGCAGGCCTCGGCACGTCGGTCGATGCGCAAGGCAAAGTCCTGCCGGCCTACGCGATCAACCCGGCGCAGCTGACTGCGTGGCGCAACGGCAAACTGGTGTTCAACAACGCCAGCCTCGAAGAAGTGGCGGCCGAAGCGTCGCGTTATCGGGATAAGCCGTTGATCGTTTCGCAACCGGGCGTGGCCAGCCTGCGCCTGACCAGCGTGTTCAAATCCGATGACACCGACGCCTTGCTCAAAGCCTTGCCGAACATCCTGCCGGTGGCCGTGCGCACCCTTGCCGACGGCAGTCAGGAAATAATTTCCAGATAG
- a CDS encoding alpha/beta hydrolase: MTDWLLDQVFDFNGHQVRYAVRGDGPPLVFVHGTPFSSYVWHRIALHFFATHRVHFFDLLGYGQSAQPDADVSLGVQNELLAQLLDHWNLQTPDVVAHDFGGATVLRAHLLNGKDYRSLTLIDPVALTPWGSAFVQHVRQHEAAFSGLPDYIQRAIVPTYIRGAIHRDIADDELAPYVRPWLGDPGQAAFYRQIAQMDERFTREAESLYPTIRCPVQILWGEEDQWIPIERGRALQQMVPGAQFHAIANAGHLVQEDAPEAIVAALLRFL; this comes from the coding sequence ATGACGGACTGGCTGCTGGATCAGGTGTTTGATTTCAATGGGCATCAAGTGCGTTATGCCGTGCGCGGTGACGGTCCGCCGCTGGTGTTCGTGCATGGCACGCCGTTTTCGTCTTACGTGTGGCACCGCATCGCCCTGCACTTTTTCGCCACGCACCGAGTGCACTTTTTCGATCTGCTCGGTTACGGACAGTCCGCGCAGCCAGACGCCGACGTCTCCCTCGGCGTGCAGAACGAACTCCTGGCGCAACTGCTTGATCACTGGAATCTGCAAACTCCGGACGTGGTCGCTCATGATTTCGGCGGCGCCACGGTGTTGCGCGCGCACCTGCTCAATGGCAAGGATTACCGCAGCCTGACCCTGATCGACCCGGTCGCCTTGACGCCGTGGGGTTCGGCATTCGTGCAGCATGTGCGTCAACACGAAGCCGCGTTCAGCGGCTTGCCCGATTACATCCAGCGCGCCATCGTGCCGACCTATATTCGCGGCGCGATTCACCGTGACATTGCCGATGATGAACTGGCGCCGTATGTGCGGCCTTGGCTGGGCGATCCGGGGCAAGCGGCGTTCTACCGGCAGATCGCGCAGATGGACGAGCGCTTTACTCGTGAAGCCGAAAGCCTGTACCCGACGATTCGCTGTCCGGTGCAGATTCTCTGGGGCGAAGAGGATCAGTGGATTCCCATCGAACGTGGCCGCGCCTTACAGCAGATGGTTCCCGGAGCGCAATTTCACGCCATCGCCAATGCCGGCCACCTCGTCCAGGAAGACGCACCCGAAGCCATCGTCGCCGCCCTGCTGCGTTTTCTCTAA
- the codA gene encoding cytosine deaminase, translating into MHIINARLRNQEGLHELHLEDGLIHSIARQTEAPTLGADDLDAGGNLVVPPFVEPHIHLDATLTAGEPRWNMSGTLFEGIECWGERKVTITEEDTKTRAKKTIQALAAHGIQHVRTHVDVTDPQLTALKAMLEVREESRHLIDLQIVAFPQEGIESFRNGRELMEEAIRMGADVVGGIPHFEYTRDQGVSSVKFLMDLAERTGCLVDVHCDETDDPHSRFLEVLAEEARSRDMGARVTASHTTAMGSYDNAYCAKLFRLLGHSGISFVSCPTESIHLQGRFDNFPKRRGVTRVNELLEAGMNVCFGQDSIVDPWYPLGNGNILRVLEAGLHICHMLGYRNLQSALDLVTDNSAKAMHLGERYGLEQGRPANLLILSADSDYEVIRSQGLPLYSIRGGKVLMKRQMPVVEFN; encoded by the coding sequence ATGCACATCATCAACGCCCGCCTGCGCAACCAGGAAGGCCTGCACGAATTGCACCTCGAAGACGGCCTGATCCACAGCATCGCCCGTCAGACCGAAGCGCCGACCCTTGGCGCGGATGACCTCGATGCCGGCGGCAATCTGGTGGTGCCGCCCTTCGTCGAACCGCACATCCACCTCGACGCCACCCTCACCGCCGGCGAGCCGCGCTGGAACATGAGCGGCACGCTGTTCGAGGGCATCGAATGCTGGGGCGAGCGCAAAGTCACCATCACCGAAGAAGACACCAAGACCCGCGCCAAGAAGACCATTCAGGCCCTGGCCGCCCACGGCATTCAGCACGTGCGCACTCACGTCGACGTCACCGACCCGCAACTCACCGCGCTCAAAGCGATGCTCGAAGTGCGCGAGGAAAGCCGTCACTTGATCGACCTGCAAATCGTCGCGTTCCCGCAGGAAGGCATCGAGTCGTTCCGCAACGGGCGCGAGCTGATGGAAGAGGCGATCCGCATGGGCGCCGATGTGGTCGGCGGCATTCCGCATTTCGAATACACCCGCGATCAGGGCGTCAGCTCGGTGAAGTTTCTGATGGACCTGGCGGAGCGCACCGGCTGCCTGGTCGATGTGCACTGCGACGAGACCGACGATCCGCATTCACGCTTCCTTGAAGTGCTCGCCGAAGAAGCGCGCAGCCGCGACATGGGCGCCCGCGTCACCGCCAGCCACACCACGGCGATGGGTTCATACGACAACGCCTACTGCGCCAAACTGTTCCGCCTGCTCGGCCATTCCGGAATCAGTTTCGTTTCCTGCCCGACCGAAAGCATTCACTTGCAAGGACGCTTCGACAACTTCCCGAAACGCCGGGGCGTGACCCGCGTCAACGAACTGCTCGAAGCCGGCATGAATGTTTGTTTCGGTCAGGACTCGATCGTCGACCCGTGGTACCCGCTGGGCAACGGCAACATCCTGCGTGTGCTCGAGGCCGGCCTGCACATCTGCCACATGCTCGGCTATCGCAACCTGCAAAGCGCCCTGGACCTGGTCACCGACAACAGCGCCAAGGCCATGCACCTGGGCGAACGTTACGGACTGGAACAGGGCCGCCCGGCGAACCTGCTGATTCTCTCAGCGGACAGCGATTACGAAGTGATCCGCAGCCAAGGCCTGCCGCTGTATTCGATTCGCGGCGGCAAGGTGCTGATGAAGCGGCAGATGCCGGTGGTGGAGTTCAATTGA
- a CDS encoding PepSY domain-containing protein — protein MKTLTALTTASILGLGANTALARDLGPDEALRLRDAGTIVSFEKLNAIALEKHPGSEITETELEEEYGKFIYQIELRDPKGLKWDLELNAVDGEVLRDHQDT, from the coding sequence ATGAAAACCCTGACTGCCCTGACCACTGCCTCGATCCTCGGCCTTGGCGCCAACACTGCGCTGGCGCGCGATCTCGGGCCTGACGAGGCGCTTCGTTTGCGCGACGCTGGTACTATCGTCTCCTTCGAGAAGCTCAACGCCATCGCGCTGGAAAAACACCCCGGTTCGGAAATCACCGAGACCGAGCTGGAGGAAGAGTACGGCAAGTTCATTTACCAGATCGAACTGCGCGACCCGAAAGGGCTGAAGTGGGATCTGGAGTTGAACGCCGTCGATGGTGAAGTGCTCAGGGATCATCAGGATACGTAA
- a CDS encoding DHA2 family efflux MFS transporter permease subunit, giving the protein MSTRLAAPAQPFNAADMSTATKVFAFATMCIGMFIALLDIQIVSASLRDIGGGLSAGTDETAWVQTSYLIAEIIVIPLSGWLSRVFSTRWLFCASAVGFTLASLLCGLAWNIQSMIAFRALQGFLGGSMIPLVFTTAFFFFTGKQRVIAAATIGAVASLAPTLGPVIGGWFTDLSSWHWLFYINLVPGIFVAVAVPMLVTIDQPELSLLKGADYLSMVFLALFLGCLEYTLEEGPRWNWFSDQTILTTAWISGLAGLAFIGRTLHVANPIVDLRALKDRNFALGCFFSFVTGIGLFATIYLTPLFLGRVRGYSALDIGMAVFSTGVFQILAIPLYAFLANRVDLRWIMMLGLGLFALSMWEFSPITHDWGAGELMLPQALRGIAQQLAVPPAVTLTLGGLAPARLKHASGLFNLMRNLGGAIGIAACATILNDRTNLHFTRLAEHLNSSNEAMNQWLSQVGGNFANLGQSGDVGVTASLRQLWLVTYREAQTQTYGDTFLMIMVCFIIATAMVPLMRKVQPPAAPSSQAH; this is encoded by the coding sequence ATGAGCACCCGCCTCGCCGCTCCTGCGCAACCCTTCAACGCAGCGGACATGAGCACGGCGACCAAAGTGTTCGCCTTCGCGACGATGTGCATCGGCATGTTCATCGCCCTGCTGGATATCCAGATTGTTTCGGCGTCGCTGCGCGATATCGGCGGTGGCTTGTCCGCCGGTACCGACGAAACCGCGTGGGTGCAGACCAGCTACCTGATCGCCGAAATCATTGTGATTCCGTTGTCGGGATGGCTATCGCGGGTGTTTTCCACGCGCTGGCTGTTCTGCGCATCGGCGGTCGGTTTTACCCTCGCCAGTCTGCTTTGCGGCCTGGCCTGGAATATCCAGAGCATGATTGCCTTTCGCGCGCTGCAAGGCTTTCTCGGCGGCTCGATGATTCCGCTGGTGTTTACCACTGCGTTCTTTTTCTTCACGGGCAAGCAACGGGTGATTGCCGCCGCCACCATCGGCGCGGTGGCTTCGCTGGCGCCCACGCTGGGGCCGGTGATCGGCGGCTGGTTCACTGACCTTTCTTCGTGGCACTGGCTGTTCTACATCAATCTGGTGCCGGGGATTTTCGTCGCGGTAGCGGTGCCGATGCTGGTCACGATCGATCAGCCGGAACTGTCGCTGCTCAAGGGCGCGGATTACCTGAGCATGGTGTTTCTCGCGCTGTTTCTCGGTTGCCTGGAGTACACCCTCGAAGAAGGCCCGCGCTGGAACTGGTTCAGTGACCAGACAATCCTCACTACCGCGTGGATCAGCGGACTCGCCGGGTTGGCATTCATCGGTCGCACGCTGCACGTGGCCAATCCGATCGTCGATCTGCGCGCGTTGAAGGATCGCAATTTCGCCCTTGGCTGCTTCTTTTCGTTCGTCACTGGTATCGGCCTGTTTGCGACAATTTACCTGACGCCGCTGTTCCTCGGCCGCGTGCGCGGCTACAGCGCGCTGGACATTGGCATGGCAGTTTTTTCCACCGGAGTGTTCCAGATCCTGGCGATTCCGCTGTATGCCTTTCTGGCCAACCGCGTTGATCTGCGCTGGATCATGATGCTCGGCCTCGGCCTGTTTGCCTTGTCGATGTGGGAGTTCAGCCCGATCACCCACGACTGGGGCGCCGGGGAGTTGATGCTGCCGCAAGCGTTGCGCGGAATTGCCCAGCAACTGGCCGTGCCACCGGCGGTGACGCTGACTTTGGGGGGACTGGCACCGGCGCGGCTCAAGCACGCGTCAGGGTTATTCAACTTGATGCGCAACCTCGGTGGTGCGATTGGCATCGCTGCCTGCGCGACGATTCTCAATGACCGCACCAACCTGCACTTCACCCGGTTGGCCGAGCATCTGAACAGCAGCAATGAAGCGATGAATCAGTGGCTGTCGCAGGTCGGCGGCAACTTCGCCAACCTCGGCCAGAGCGGCGATGTCGGCGTCACCGCCAGCCTGCGGCAGCTGTGGCTGGTGACGTATCGCGAGGCGCAGACGCAGACTTATGGCGATACGTTTTTGATGATCATGGTCTGCTTCATCATCGCCACGGCGATGGTGCCCTTGATGCGCAAGGTGCAGCCACCGGCGGCGCCGAGTTCACAAGCACATTGA
- a CDS encoding MFS transporter: MTSLNPQDTFVPGRLQQMSTRVAFFIAGLGIAAWAPLVPYAKARAGLDEGTLGLLLLCLGVGSILAMPLAGILATRFGCRRVATGGTLLICAALPLLATVSSIPALIATLFMFGAGLGTVDSTVNLQAVIVERASGKHMMSGFHGLFSLGGIVGAAGVSALLGLGLTPLAAMLVVVVLLIGALLKCVPHMLPYGSESSGPAFAIPHGIVLFIGGMCFIVFLTEGAALDWSAVFLAQERGIDTAYAGLGYAAFALTMTVGRLLGDRIVRKLGATRIILFGGLLAAAGLFLATFAPSWQAALLGYALVGAGCSNIVPVLYTAVGKQTVMPESIAVPAITTLGYAGILAGPAVIGFVAHASSLSFAFGLMAVLLVAVAIGGKTLKV, translated from the coding sequence ATGACCAGCCTCAACCCCCAAGACACCTTCGTCCCCGGACGTCTGCAACAGATGTCTACCCGCGTCGCTTTTTTCATCGCTGGCCTCGGCATTGCCGCGTGGGCGCCGCTGGTGCCATATGCCAAGGCCCGGGCCGGGCTGGATGAGGGCACGCTGGGATTATTGCTGTTGTGCCTGGGCGTCGGTTCGATTCTGGCGATGCCGCTGGCGGGGATTCTCGCGACGCGTTTTGGTTGCCGACGTGTGGCCACCGGCGGCACCCTGCTGATCTGCGCGGCGCTGCCGTTGCTGGCGACGGTGTCGTCGATCCCGGCGCTGATCGCCACGCTGTTCATGTTCGGCGCCGGCCTCGGCACGGTGGATTCGACGGTGAACCTGCAAGCAGTGATCGTCGAGCGCGCCAGCGGCAAGCACATGATGTCGGGGTTCCACGGTTTGTTCAGCCTCGGCGGCATCGTCGGTGCGGCGGGTGTCAGCGCCCTGCTCGGCCTCGGCCTGACACCACTGGCGGCGATGCTGGTGGTAGTGGTTTTGCTGATCGGCGCCTTGCTCAAGTGCGTGCCGCACATGTTGCCCTACGGCAGCGAAAGCTCCGGCCCGGCGTTCGCCATTCCCCATGGCATCGTGCTGTTTATCGGCGGCATGTGCTTCATCGTGTTCCTCACCGAAGGCGCCGCGCTGGACTGGAGCGCAGTGTTCCTCGCGCAGGAACGCGGGATCGACACGGCATACGCGGGCCTGGGCTACGCAGCGTTTGCCCTGACCATGACCGTGGGCCGCCTGCTCGGTGACCGCATCGTGCGCAAGCTGGGTGCGACGCGAATCATTCTGTTCGGTGGGCTGTTAGCGGCGGCGGGGTTGTTTCTCGCCACCTTCGCACCGAGCTGGCAAGCGGCGCTGCTCGGGTATGCGCTGGTCGGCGCCGGTTGCTCGAACATCGTGCCGGTGCTGTACACGGCGGTGGGCAAGCAAACGGTGATGCCGGAAAGCATCGCGGTGCCGGCGATTACCACCCTCGGTTATGCCGGTATTCTCGCCGGGCCAGCGGTGATCGGTTTTGTCGCGCATGCCAGCAGCCTGAGTTTTGCCTTTGGATTGATGGCGGTTTTGCTGGTGGCTGTGGCGATCGGTGGGAAGACATTGAAGGTCTGA
- a CDS encoding patatin-like phospholipase family protein yields the protein MTAIHIKFPALTLKAGPRAMARIRAQGLHAADVGTLPGAAGGPKALGIQGLDLALFGEWLPSAPRERSLIGASVGSWRFASACLPDAAEGIRRLGQLYAEQNFNKGVTMAEISQSSQRMLNDLLDGRDASILENAEYRLNIMVVKSQGRLAEDHRGRLGLALGSVIADNLRGRARLSRHFERLIIHDPRLAPPLDALTDFPSRFVALNTGNLRQALLASGSIPMVMEGVRDLPGAGAGTFRDGGLLDYHLDLPYSGDGIVLYPHFTDRVIPGWFDKTLPWRRASVQRLQDVLLVAPSKEYLARLPYGKLPDRNDFKRFMGDAPSRQKYWHAAMEESRRLGDEFLELTASGRLAERLLTL from the coding sequence ATGACCGCCATCCACATCAAGTTCCCCGCCCTCACCCTCAAGGCCGGCCCGCGGGCCATGGCGCGGATTCGTGCGCAGGGATTGCACGCCGCAGACGTCGGCACGCTGCCCGGTGCGGCCGGTGGGCCAAAGGCGTTGGGGATTCAGGGGCTTGATCTGGCGTTGTTCGGCGAGTGGCTGCCGAGTGCGCCGCGTGAGCGTTCGCTGATCGGCGCCTCGGTGGGTTCCTGGCGCTTCGCCAGCGCCTGCCTGCCAGACGCCGCCGAAGGCATTCGCCGCCTCGGCCAGCTGTACGCCGAGCAGAACTTCAACAAAGGCGTGACCATGGCCGAGATCAGCCAGAGCTCGCAGCGCATGCTCAATGACCTGCTCGACGGCCGCGACGCGAGCATTCTTGAAAACGCCGAGTACCGTCTGAACATCATGGTGGTGAAAAGCCAGGGCCGTCTCGCCGAAGACCATCGCGGGCGCCTCGGTCTCGCGTTGGGCTCGGTAATCGCCGACAACCTGCGCGGCCGTGCACGGCTGTCGCGGCACTTCGAACGGCTGATCATCCACGATCCGCGTCTGGCGCCGCCGCTTGATGCCTTGACCGATTTCCCCTCGCGCTTCGTTGCGCTCAATACCGGCAACCTGCGCCAGGCGCTGCTCGCTTCAGGATCGATCCCAATGGTCATGGAAGGCGTGCGCGACTTGCCCGGCGCCGGCGCAGGTACGTTCCGCGACGGCGGCTTGCTCGACTACCACCTCGACCTGCCCTACAGCGGCGACGGCATCGTGCTCTATCCGCATTTCACCGATCGGGTGATTCCCGGCTGGTTCGACAAGACCCTGCCCTGGCGCCGCGCTTCGGTGCAGCGTTTGCAGGATGTTCTGCTGGTCGCGCCGTCGAAGGAATATCTGGCCCGCCTGCCCTACGGCAAACTGCCCGATCGTAATGACTTCAAACGCTTTATGGGCGATGCGCCGAGCCGGCAGAAATACTGGCACGCGGCGATGGAAGAGAGCCGCCGACTGGGCGATGAATTCCTCGAACTGACGGCCAGCGGTCGCCTCGCCGAGCGCTTGCTGACCCTTTAG
- a CDS encoding response regulator transcription factor gives MRLLLVEDHVPLADELLAGLQRQGYAVDWLADGRDAVYQGSSEPYDLIILDLGLPGVPGLEVLAQWRAAGLAIPVLILTARDSWAERIEGLKAGADDYLTKPFHPEELYLRIQSLLRRSKGQANQPTLQAAGLHLDEGRQCVVRDGADIQLTAAEFRLLRYFMLHPEQILSKSHLAEHLYDGETERDSNVLEVHVNHLRRKLGKSVIETRRGQGYLFGGQAS, from the coding sequence ATGCGTTTGCTTCTGGTGGAAGACCACGTACCGCTGGCCGACGAATTGCTCGCCGGCCTGCAACGCCAAGGCTACGCGGTGGATTGGCTGGCCGATGGTCGAGACGCGGTATATCAGGGCAGCAGCGAGCCCTATGACCTGATCATCCTCGACCTCGGCCTGCCCGGCGTGCCGGGGCTGGAGGTGTTGGCGCAGTGGCGCGCCGCCGGTCTGGCGATTCCGGTGCTGATTCTTACCGCGCGTGATTCCTGGGCCGAGCGCATTGAAGGGCTGAAGGCCGGCGCTGACGATTACCTGACCAAACCGTTTCACCCGGAAGAGCTGTATCTGCGCATTCAGTCGCTGTTGCGCCGCTCCAAGGGCCAGGCCAACCAGCCGACCCTGCAAGCCGCCGGCCTGCATCTGGACGAAGGTCGCCAGTGCGTGGTTCGCGACGGCGCCGATATCCAGCTGACTGCCGCTGAATTCCGTCTGCTGCGCTATTTCATGCTGCACCCCGAACAGATCCTCTCGAAAAGCCACCTCGCCGAACACCTCTACGACGGTGAAACCGAGCGTGACTCCAATGTCCTCGAAGTTCACGTCAATCACCTGCGGCGCAAGCTCGGCAAAAGCGTGATCGAAACCCGTCGTGGTCAGGGTTACCTGTTCGGCGGGCAAGCTTCATGA
- a CDS encoding PepSY domain-containing protein, whose translation MKLNSRATRLTALALVLLCSTAMARDLDQDEALTLRREGVILPLEQVLQQAMDRYPGAKLLEVELEEKHDVYIYEVELLTVEGVARELHLKADTGELVKDKED comes from the coding sequence ATGAAGCTGAATAGTCGCGCCACCCGCCTCACGGCGCTGGCGCTGGTGTTGTTGTGCAGTACGGCCATGGCCCGCGACCTCGATCAGGACGAGGCCCTGACCCTGCGTCGCGAGGGTGTGATCCTGCCGCTGGAGCAAGTGCTGCAGCAGGCCATGGATCGCTACCCCGGCGCCAAGCTGCTGGAAGTCGAGCTGGAAGAAAAACACGACGTGTACATTTACGAAGTTGAATTGCTGACGGTCGAAGGCGTGGCGCGCGAGCTGCACCTGAAGGCCGATACCGGCGAGTTAGTCAAAGACAAGGAAGATTGA
- a CDS encoding trypsin-like peptidase domain-containing protein gives MRMGCAVAVIALLQGCLSVSRYDWGEGTVNFAPAQRLANANGHYAHWQAIGRVQVEGGMTCSGTLIDTRGPGTLSHPAYVLTSGHCTHPEVGNNEIVVNEPAKGRVTFNYFFDTQPQNRSYAVNRIAWSTLRGQDISIIELAPSLEQLVRDGIEPLKLADEPLATEENILITGAPIDGFIQRMACRQEHPASVIEGPWRWIGQSSNRCLDVVSGLSGSPVLARYTNEIVGVLGTTTRGSGRNRCKEGAPCEVVAGQVDKRIDTNYASTTQGLGACFTKGQFDPRPGECPLGAAWSFPRASQDSDYIKVERDEHGQILPWQWVQNFSVSAPFYRYRYTRTLDECQSLAGYSQIQTARPDSENELSHELKEGAGLYFLPDRSTAAYGRAKTVGREDRQRLLAVVAGSASAIGADL, from the coding sequence ATGAGAATGGGATGTGCCGTTGCAGTCATTGCTCTTCTCCAGGGATGTCTCTCTGTCAGTCGATACGACTGGGGCGAAGGCACAGTCAACTTTGCTCCCGCTCAGCGACTGGCCAATGCAAACGGGCACTATGCGCATTGGCAAGCCATTGGCCGCGTCCAAGTTGAAGGCGGCATGACCTGCTCCGGCACACTCATTGATACCCGCGGACCGGGTACCCTGTCGCACCCGGCCTATGTACTGACCTCTGGGCACTGCACACACCCGGAGGTCGGCAACAACGAGATCGTCGTCAATGAACCTGCGAAGGGTCGGGTGACATTCAATTATTTTTTCGACACTCAACCGCAAAATCGCTCTTATGCTGTGAATCGGATTGCCTGGAGCACGCTGCGGGGTCAAGACATCTCTATCATTGAACTTGCTCCGTCTCTGGAACAACTGGTCAGAGACGGTATCGAGCCTTTGAAACTGGCAGATGAGCCACTGGCCACCGAAGAAAACATTCTCATCACGGGCGCGCCCATCGACGGTTTCATTCAGCGAATGGCATGCAGACAAGAACACCCGGCGTCTGTCATCGAAGGTCCATGGCGATGGATCGGCCAATCGAGCAACCGCTGCCTGGATGTCGTCAGTGGGTTATCCGGCTCGCCGGTGCTTGCGCGCTATACCAATGAAATCGTCGGTGTGCTGGGCACTACAACCCGCGGAAGTGGGCGCAATCGCTGTAAAGAAGGCGCTCCCTGCGAAGTCGTTGCCGGACAGGTCGACAAGCGTATAGATACCAACTATGCCTCGACGACCCAGGGCCTGGGCGCTTGTTTCACCAAAGGACAATTTGACCCGCGCCCGGGTGAGTGCCCCCTGGGAGCGGCATGGTCTTTTCCAAGAGCATCGCAAGATAGCGATTACATCAAGGTCGAGCGTGACGAGCACGGACAGATATTGCCATGGCAGTGGGTGCAAAACTTCTCAGTGAGCGCCCCGTTCTATCGCTATCGCTATACGCGCACTCTGGATGAATGTCAGTCACTCGCAGGGTACAGCCAAATACAAACCGCTCGACCTGATTCGGAAAATGAGTTGAGTCATGAACTCAAAGAAGGTGCGGGACTGTATTTTTTGCCTGATCGGTCAACAGCGGCCTACGGACGCGCCAAAACAGTCGGAAGGGAAGACCGCCAGCGTCTATTGGCGGTGGTTGCTGGAAGCGCCAGCGCCATTGGCGCCGACCTATAA